A region of Dioscorea cayenensis subsp. rotundata cultivar TDr96_F1 chromosome 5, TDr96_F1_v2_PseudoChromosome.rev07_lg8_w22 25.fasta, whole genome shotgun sequence DNA encodes the following proteins:
- the LOC120260355 gene encoding RNA-binding protein 38-like isoform X1, whose product MTTSSSPQYRSRFGDTTMTKVFVGGLAWETPTEELRRYFEQFGDILEAVIITDKNTGRSKGYGFVTFRDPESARRSVIEPNPIIDGRRANCNIASLGRPRPSPPRGRSQIGNVYQGPTMYTRVPTQIPPPLPPQMIYPPYGYMTYTPDYAYQQAMYNPQMAPRYYHQMYGSAPSSSSSVGSPGPYQYPHLGYTMPGPSSRGSFPLGPQAYGPPYVQYPTTPVDGSFGPSSSQPYTFQLQAPPHARQPLNTTVSDSSNIQQSSTSGANSGSTDA is encoded by the exons ATGACTACATCTTCTAGTCCTCAGTATAGATCAAGGTTTGGAGACACAACGATGACAAAGGTCTTTGTTGGAGGGTTGGCATGGGAAACTCCGACGGAGGAGCTCCGGCGATACTTTGAACAGTTTGGTGATATTCTTGAGGCTGTGATCATCACTGACAAGAACACCGGTCGATCCAAGGGCTATGGATTT GTGACATTTCGAGACCCAGAATCCGCTCGAAGATCAGTGATCGAACCGAACCCGATAATTGATGGAAGACGTGCCAATTGCAACATTGCTTCTTTAGGCCGACCACGTCCTTCTCCTCCGCGAG gGAGAAGTCAAATTGGGAATGTATACCAAGGGCCAACAATGTACACAAGAGTGCCAACACAAATACCACCTCCTCTTCCACCACAAATGATCTACCCTCCATATGG CTACATGACCTACACACCTGACTATGCTTACCAACAA GCGATGTATAATCCTCAAATGGCGCCGCGGTATTACCATCAAATGTATGGATcagcaccatcatcatcatcgtctgTTGGGTCACCTGGACCATACCAATACCCGCATTTAGGGTATACAATGCCGGGTCCAAGTTCAAGGGGTAGTTTTCCATTAGGCCCTCAGGCCTACGGCCCGCCCTACGTTCAGTATCCGACTACCCCTGTGGATGGATCTTTCGGTCCATCGTCTTCTCAACCATACACATTTCAACTCCAAGCACCACCACATGCAAGACAACCTCTTAACACAACAG TTTCAGATTCATCAAACATTCAACAGTCTTCAACATCTGGAGCAAACTCTGGGAGCACTGATGCATAA
- the LOC120260355 gene encoding RNA-binding protein 38-like isoform X2 produces MTTSSSPQYRSRFGDTTMTKVFVGGLAWETPTEELRRYFEQFGDILEAVIITDKNTGRSKGYGFVTFRDPESARRSVIEPNPIIDGRRANCNIASLGRPRPSPPRGRSQIGNVYQGPTMYTRVPTQIPPPLPPQMIYPPYGYMTYTPDYAYQQAMYNPQMAPRYYHQMYGSAPSSSSSVGSPGPYQYPHLGYTMPGPSSRGSFPLGPQAYGPPYVQYPTTPVDGSFGPSSSQPYTFQLQAPPHARQPLNTTDSSNIQQSSTSGANSGSTDA; encoded by the exons ATGACTACATCTTCTAGTCCTCAGTATAGATCAAGGTTTGGAGACACAACGATGACAAAGGTCTTTGTTGGAGGGTTGGCATGGGAAACTCCGACGGAGGAGCTCCGGCGATACTTTGAACAGTTTGGTGATATTCTTGAGGCTGTGATCATCACTGACAAGAACACCGGTCGATCCAAGGGCTATGGATTT GTGACATTTCGAGACCCAGAATCCGCTCGAAGATCAGTGATCGAACCGAACCCGATAATTGATGGAAGACGTGCCAATTGCAACATTGCTTCTTTAGGCCGACCACGTCCTTCTCCTCCGCGAG gGAGAAGTCAAATTGGGAATGTATACCAAGGGCCAACAATGTACACAAGAGTGCCAACACAAATACCACCTCCTCTTCCACCACAAATGATCTACCCTCCATATGG CTACATGACCTACACACCTGACTATGCTTACCAACAA GCGATGTATAATCCTCAAATGGCGCCGCGGTATTACCATCAAATGTATGGATcagcaccatcatcatcatcgtctgTTGGGTCACCTGGACCATACCAATACCCGCATTTAGGGTATACAATGCCGGGTCCAAGTTCAAGGGGTAGTTTTCCATTAGGCCCTCAGGCCTACGGCCCGCCCTACGTTCAGTATCCGACTACCCCTGTGGATGGATCTTTCGGTCCATCGTCTTCTCAACCATACACATTTCAACTCCAAGCACCACCACATGCAAGACAACCTCTTAACACAACAG ATTCATCAAACATTCAACAGTCTTCAACATCTGGAGCAAACTCTGGGAGCACTGATGCATAA